A window from Bacteroidetes Order II. bacterium encodes these proteins:
- a CDS encoding TonB-dependent receptor: MFYLCVRPSYFRQIATLFVFVFAGLKPIFSQDTDTLQVTITAARVALPAATVPLRITRIEAAALSKQPFASLSEVLARDGGFDVRTYGATGSAGISMRGTTTAQTLVLLDGFSLNHAQLGQTDLSLIPVSTLGSVEVLHGAASALYGSSAMGGTVYLNSAAKGSDGWTADFSSGFAAFGERAGRIQVTLNGGKYHARLAFQRFHTNGDFPYTSSSTNSKEKRVGSARDDAGLMASIGGTFGKHELQLNAWHTLSDRGLPSPVGQVARNESQEDVLQRIWLTNRVKVGQSKIQMGLMAHETQIRYKNPTYQIDDLGITRALEGRLLGEQALSPRILIFVGIEGKHGTANHPNLVPNSHEKALAVFLSGLMKARQTSFFPALRLDRATMNNETATALTHSLGLNRPIIQLNGAWLRAKASWGSVFRMPTFNDRFWTFGGNPNLNPERGWQTDAGLVWEKRQTTVELTGFLHQIRDQIAWAPNESGNWQPQNIDRVHAKGIEASGQTLFTITPIFTAQLEGYYTYTQSTDQSDPVATSYNQQLRYVPLHQAHFQLGLQRGGWQFSVGHRYNSERFTAADGSRSLPAFGITNLHLRRTTTQKNSRLSLQATLENATNTTYDIIDSYPMPPRFLRFSVQLHLHHPPSDNPERKMR; the protein is encoded by the coding sequence ATGTTTTACTTATGCGTTAGACCGTCGTATTTCCGACAAATTGCTACTCTTTTTGTCTTTGTTTTTGCAGGACTTAAGCCAATTTTTTCGCAAGATACTGATACCTTACAGGTTACCATCACTGCCGCACGGGTTGCCCTCCCCGCTGCTACCGTTCCGCTACGCATCACCCGCATAGAGGCCGCCGCTCTATCCAAACAGCCCTTTGCATCTTTATCAGAGGTTTTAGCACGCGACGGCGGCTTTGATGTGCGGACATATGGTGCAACAGGCAGCGCGGGGATATCTATGCGCGGCACTACGACTGCCCAAACGCTGGTTTTATTGGATGGATTCTCGCTGAACCATGCCCAATTAGGCCAGACGGACTTATCCCTGATTCCCGTTTCGACGCTGGGTTCTGTGGAGGTCCTACACGGTGCAGCCAGTGCGCTGTATGGCTCTTCGGCTATGGGGGGAACGGTCTATCTGAACTCGGCAGCAAAAGGTTCGGATGGATGGACAGCCGATTTCTCCAGTGGTTTCGCCGCATTTGGTGAGCGGGCTGGACGAATCCAAGTGACCCTTAATGGTGGCAAATACCATGCTCGTCTTGCCTTCCAGCGCTTTCATACCAACGGTGATTTTCCCTATACCAGCAGCAGTACCAACAGCAAGGAAAAGCGTGTCGGATCGGCACGAGATGATGCAGGGCTAATGGCCTCAATAGGCGGAACATTTGGGAAGCATGAGCTACAACTCAACGCTTGGCATACATTGAGCGACCGGGGATTGCCCTCGCCCGTGGGACAGGTAGCAAGGAACGAGTCGCAAGAAGACGTGTTGCAACGAATCTGGCTTACCAATCGCGTGAAGGTAGGACAATCTAAAATACAAATGGGGCTTATGGCACATGAAACACAAATCCGCTATAAAAATCCAACCTATCAGATAGACGATTTGGGCATCACGCGTGCGCTGGAAGGTCGTCTTTTAGGCGAACAAGCGCTCTCTCCGCGTATTCTGATCTTTGTAGGCATCGAGGGCAAGCACGGTACAGCCAATCATCCTAATTTGGTGCCCAATAGCCACGAAAAAGCCCTTGCGGTATTCCTGAGCGGGTTGATGAAAGCCCGGCAGACCTCGTTTTTTCCGGCCTTGCGCTTAGACCGTGCTACCATGAACAATGAAACTGCAACGGCCCTCACCCATTCGCTCGGCCTAAATCGTCCTATCATACAGCTGAACGGTGCGTGGCTGCGGGCGAAAGCCTCTTGGGGAAGTGTTTTCCGAATGCCTACATTCAACGACCGATTCTGGACTTTTGGTGGCAATCCAAACCTAAACCCCGAACGAGGCTGGCAAACAGATGCCGGACTGGTGTGGGAGAAACGGCAAACAACAGTAGAACTGACGGGTTTTCTACACCAAATTCGGGATCAGATTGCGTGGGCACCCAATGAATCGGGCAATTGGCAGCCGCAAAATATCGATCGGGTACACGCAAAAGGCATCGAAGCAAGCGGGCAAACGCTGTTTACGATAACGCCCATCTTCACAGCCCAGTTGGAAGGGTATTATACCTATACCCAAAGTACCGATCAGTCTGATCCAGTGGCCACTTCTTATAATCAGCAACTTCGGTATGTGCCCCTGCATCAGGCGCATTTCCAACTGGGTCTCCAACGCGGTGGCTGGCAATTCTCTGTTGGGCACCGGTATAACAGCGAGCGTTTTACCGCCGCCGATGGGTCGCGGTCACTTCCCGCTTTTGGCATTACAAACCTACACCTCCGACGTACCACTACGCAGAAAAATAGCCGACTCTCGCTACAAGCCACCTTAGAAAATGCAACCAACACCACATATGACATCATAGACTCTTACCCCATGCCACCGC